One window of Eublepharis macularius isolate TG4126 chromosome 17, MPM_Emac_v1.0, whole genome shotgun sequence genomic DNA carries:
- the LOC129344609 gene encoding group IIE secretory phospholipase A2-like, producing MSLSLGIPLLLLCALSLANGNLVQFASMVRQVTGKLASLHYNGYGCYCGLGGSKQPLDETDWCCHTHDCCYGKMSSLGCDPKLETYSYSFWNGAFHCSGKTMCLRMICECDEAAALCFQRAAKTYRLRNVYYPNILCRGATPPC from the exons ATGAGTCTTTCACTTGGAATCCCTTTGCTTCTCCTGTGTG CTCTCTCCTTAGCAAATGGCAACTTGGTCCAGTTTGCCAGCATGGTCCGGCAGGTAACGGGCAAACTCGCCTCTCTGCATTACAATGGATATGGATGCTACTGTGGCCTGGGAGGCTCCAAGCAACCCTTGGATGAAACTGACTG GTGCTGCCATACCCATGACTGTTGCTATGGAAAGATGTCATCACTTGGCTGTGACCCCAAATTGGAGACTTATTCCTACTCTTTCTGGAACGGGGCCTTTCATTGCA GTGGGAAAACCATGTGCCTTAGGATGATCTGTGAGTGCGACGAAGCAGCTGCCCTCTGTTTCCAAAGAGCTGCCAAGACCTACCGCCTAAGAAACGTCTATTACCCAAACATTCTGTGTAGGGGAGCCACCCCTCCTTGCTAG